The following proteins come from a genomic window of Irregularibacter muris:
- a CDS encoding carbohydrate kinase family protein, producing the protein MNIVVCNTLKNVMINLRQLGLNPIGLEQTESLHDIPEELDGVILDGNWPYRPLANLLEEAREHSLITSIDHIPEEDKVNKKRLLEDIDIFCPNKDEMIHLCGETCTTLDEMHREIKNIIERGTRAIAVTMGNDGVFFATKKIRKLIPAYIVAVADEEGAGDAFIAGIFYGLSKNYSMEKSIHCGIAAGSITVASYGDTAFELKPENLENIIENRVKK; encoded by the coding sequence ATGAATATTGTGGTATGTAATACCTTGAAAAATGTAATGATCAATTTAAGACAATTAGGGCTTAACCCAATTGGCTTAGAGCAAACAGAGAGTTTGCATGACATTCCCGAGGAATTAGACGGAGTTATTTTAGACGGCAATTGGCCTTACCGTCCTTTAGCCAACTTATTAGAGGAAGCTAGGGAACACAGTCTAATTACTTCCATAGATCATATTCCAGAGGAAGATAAGGTAAATAAAAAAAGATTATTAGAGGATATAGATATTTTCTGTCCCAATAAAGATGAAATGATTCACCTCTGTGGAGAAACATGCACTACTTTAGATGAAATGCATAGGGAAATAAAAAATATAATCGAGAGAGGCACCAGAGCGATTGCCGTAACCATGGGAAATGATGGAGTATTTTTTGCAACAAAGAAAATAAGAAAACTCATTCCTGCCTATATTGTTGCTGTTGCGGATGAAGAGGGGGCAGGAGATGCTTTTATAGCAGGAATATTTTATGGGCTAAGTAAAAACTATAGTATGGAAAAATCTATCCATTGTGGAATCGCTGCTGGCAGTATTACTGTAGCTTCTTATGGAGATACCGCCTTTGAATTAAAACCAGAAAACCTTGAGAATATCATTGAAAATCGGGTGAAAAAATGA
- a CDS encoding RluA family pseudouridine synthase, protein MKELDITHNEANQRIDRFLKKYMSEASTGYLYKMLRKKRIKVNGAKVQPDYILNMGDKIQLYLSEDTMRKFQKKPSLTFAKGQLNIVYEDCNILLLNKPKNLLVHGDNRENVHTLINQVHSYLYLQGDYDPEKENTFAPACCNRLDRNTSGIMIIAKNFPTLQEINKMIKENNVIKKYRALVKGEIKDAKELKGFWVKDSSTNKVEIIHHKTKDAKFIHTKYKPIESNHEYTLLEIDLITGRSHQIRAHLASEGFPIIGDMKYGIRKINRTFYNQYHLNSQFLHAYSLKFQNCPEFLSYLENRMFEAELPKTLLEITQMIFHK, encoded by the coding sequence ATGAAAGAGTTGGACATTACACACAATGAGGCTAACCAAAGGATAGATAGATTTTTAAAAAAGTATATGTCCGAGGCTTCTACAGGATATCTATATAAAATGCTAAGGAAAAAAAGAATAAAGGTAAATGGAGCAAAAGTCCAGCCAGATTATATTTTAAATATGGGGGATAAAATTCAACTTTATCTAAGTGAAGATACCATGAGAAAATTTCAAAAGAAACCTTCCCTGACCTTTGCTAAAGGACAATTGAATATTGTATATGAGGATTGTAATATTCTATTGTTAAATAAACCCAAAAATTTACTGGTACATGGGGATAATAGGGAAAATGTCCATACATTAATCAATCAGGTGCATTCTTACTTATATCTTCAGGGAGATTATGATCCAGAAAAGGAAAATACTTTTGCACCTGCATGTTGTAATAGATTGGATAGAAACACCAGCGGAATAATGATTATTGCCAAAAATTTTCCAACCTTGCAGGAAATAAATAAAATGATAAAAGAAAATAATGTAATAAAAAAGTATAGAGCTTTGGTTAAGGGAGAAATAAAAGATGCAAAAGAATTAAAGGGTTTTTGGGTGAAGGACTCTAGTACCAATAAAGTAGAGATTATTCATCACAAGACAAAAGATGCAAAGTTTATACATACAAAATATAAACCTATAGAGTCCAATCATGAATATACTTTATTAGAAATAGATTTGATTACGGGAAGATCTCACCAAATAAGGGCACACCTGGCCAGTGAGGGTTTTCCTATTATAGGAGATATGAAGTACGGTATAAGGAAGATAAATAGGACATTTTACAATCAATACCATTTGAATTCACAGTTTTTACATGCCTATTCCCTGAAGTTTCAAAATTGTCCAGAGTTCTTATCTTATCTGGAGAATAGGATGTTTGAGGCAGAACTTCCAAAGACATTATTAGAAATTACCCAAATGATATTTCATAAGTGA
- a CDS encoding Holliday junction resolvase RecU: MAYWNSRGLRGNTLEELINLTNENYLKHNLAIIQKIPTSIKPVKFDKEKGIIKLAYFEQKSTVDYMGSVQGIPVCFEAKETTKKNLPISNIHAHQIEFMEQFTRQKGVAFLIVYFNTVDEYFFIPFEDLKIYWERAQRGERKSISYQECNPLFKIENNKGLFIPYLTTLNRYLMMKKQQEGEGII, encoded by the coding sequence ATGGCTTACTGGAATAGTAGAGGCTTAAGGGGAAATACCCTAGAGGAACTTATTAATCTAACCAATGAAAATTATCTAAAACATAACTTGGCCATTATACAAAAAATACCAACATCCATTAAACCTGTTAAATTTGATAAAGAGAAGGGTATTATAAAACTAGCCTATTTCGAACAAAAAAGCACAGTGGATTATATGGGCAGTGTACAAGGGATACCCGTATGCTTTGAGGCCAAGGAAACTACGAAAAAAAATCTCCCTATCTCCAATATTCATGCCCATCAGATTGAGTTTATGGAACAATTTACTAGACAGAAAGGGGTAGCTTTTCTTATTGTATATTTTAATACCGTAGATGAGTATTTTTTTATTCCCTTTGAGGATTTGAAGATATACTGGGAAAGAGCGCAGAGAGGAGAAAGAAAATCCATATCTTATCAGGAGTGTAATCCTCTTTTTAAAATAGAAAATAACAAAGGACTATTTATACCCTACCTAACAACACTCAATCGATATTTGATGATGAAAAAACAACAAGAAGGAGAGGGCATAATATGA
- the rnhA gene encoding ribonuclease HI, protein MKNIMIYTDGGCRDNGAKENTGAIGIVLIYPEKDYVKEYRKAYINTTNNQMELLAVIKGLKMLKEPCKVDVYSDSAYVVNAFQQKWIDSWRAKGWTRGKSGELKNKELWMELYQLTQTHQVQFKKVKGHSNNEFNNRCDELVNMAMDEMLEKA, encoded by the coding sequence ATGAAAAACATTATGATATATACTGACGGAGGTTGCCGGGATAATGGGGCAAAGGAGAATACAGGAGCTATAGGGATCGTACTTATTTATCCTGAAAAAGACTATGTGAAGGAGTATAGGAAGGCCTATATCAATACCACGAATAATCAAATGGAACTATTAGCGGTTATTAAGGGATTAAAGATGCTGAAAGAACCTTGTAAAGTTGATGTATATAGTGATTCCGCCTATGTAGTAAACGCCTTTCAGCAAAAATGGATTGATTCATGGAGGGCGAAGGGGTGGACAAGAGGAAAAAGTGGAGAACTAAAGAATAAAGAATTATGGATGGAATTATATCAATTGACCCAAACCCATCAAGTGCAGTTTAAAAAAGTGAAGGGACACTCGAATAATGAGTTTAATAATCGTTGTGATGAATTAGTTAATATGGCTATGGATGAGATGTTAGAGAAGGCATAA
- a CDS encoding nucleoside kinase: MDNKQIIITFSNGVKKQYPRGISLLELSQEKQPLHETPIVAAKANGDLKELFNKLYEDTHVRFLDLKTTDGIRIYQRSLAFILIKAARDLFPDRQLSVEHSLGGGLYCELHGKKNLTKDEVNQIKQRMQEIIDENLPISKKEIDIKEAKEIFRRNREPEKVNLMRYRRENKLNMYTLEDYNNYFYGYMVPSTGLLQLFDLKFYLPGIVLLSPTINSSKKCIEFKEQKKLFSVYREYEKWGRILEVSDVAILNESIEVEKITDLIRVAEANHEKKISKIADEIYQQRDRTRVILIAGPSSSGKTTFAHRLSTHLKVNGLKPIEISLDDYFVNREFTPKDENGEYDFENIEAIDIELFNEHLLNLIQGEEVEIPTFNFVTGQREYRGRILRVTKDNPIIVEGIHGLNERLTGDIPKDNKYKIYISPLTQLNVDQHNRIHTTDIRLIRRMIRDSKYRNYNALSTLQRWQSVRRGEEKYIFPYQEEADRMFNSALFYELSVLKKYVEPLLLEIPHDSEYYSEAKRLLKFLKYFLSIEDESSILQNSILREFIGGNIYHS; encoded by the coding sequence ATGGACAATAAACAAATTATCATTACTTTTTCCAATGGCGTAAAAAAGCAATATCCTAGAGGGATCAGTTTATTGGAATTAAGTCAGGAAAAGCAACCCTTACATGAAACACCTATTGTTGCCGCCAAGGCCAATGGCGATTTAAAAGAATTATTTAACAAATTGTATGAAGATACCCATGTTAGATTTTTAGATCTGAAAACCACAGATGGGATAAGGATCTATCAAAGAAGTCTTGCCTTTATCCTAATAAAAGCGGCTAGGGACCTATTTCCAGATAGACAACTCTCTGTGGAGCACTCCTTAGGAGGAGGTCTGTATTGTGAGTTGCATGGCAAGAAAAACCTTACCAAGGATGAGGTAAATCAGATTAAACAAAGAATGCAGGAAATAATTGATGAGAATTTACCTATAAGCAAGAAAGAAATAGATATAAAAGAAGCAAAAGAGATTTTTAGAAGAAATAGAGAACCTGAAAAGGTAAATTTAATGAGATATCGCAGGGAAAATAAATTGAATATGTATACTTTGGAGGATTATAATAACTATTTCTATGGATATATGGTACCTAGCACCGGACTTTTACAATTATTCGATTTAAAGTTTTATTTACCGGGAATTGTTCTCCTAAGTCCAACTATCAATAGTTCCAAGAAATGTATAGAATTCAAAGAACAGAAAAAACTATTTTCTGTTTATAGAGAATACGAAAAATGGGGAAGAATATTAGAAGTTTCTGATGTAGCCATACTAAATGAAAGCATAGAGGTAGAAAAAATAACCGACCTCATTCGAGTAGCTGAAGCAAATCATGAAAAGAAAATTAGTAAAATAGCAGATGAAATTTATCAACAAAGGGATCGTACAAGAGTGATATTAATAGCAGGACCTTCATCCTCAGGCAAGACGACTTTCGCCCATAGATTGTCCACCCATCTCAAGGTAAACGGGCTAAAGCCCATTGAAATTTCATTAGATGATTATTTTGTGAACAGGGAATTTACCCCCAAGGATGAAAATGGGGAATATGACTTTGAGAATATAGAAGCTATTGATATTGAGTTGTTTAATGAACATTTACTCAATTTAATTCAAGGGGAAGAAGTTGAAATACCTACTTTTAATTTTGTTACAGGACAAAGAGAATATAGAGGAAGAATTTTAAGAGTGACGAAGGATAACCCTATTATTGTAGAAGGCATTCATGGCCTCAATGAAAGACTGACTGGGGATATTCCAAAGGATAATAAATATAAAATATATATCAGTCCTCTTACTCAATTAAATGTAGATCAGCACAATAGAATACACACCACCGATATTCGTCTTATTAGAAGAATGATCAGGGATAGTAAGTACAGAAACTATAATGCCTTAAGCACTTTACAGCGTTGGCAGTCGGTACGAAGAGGAGAAGAAAAGTATATTTTTCCTTATCAGGAAGAAGCAGATAGGATGTTTAATTCTGCGTTGTTTTATGAATTATCTGTTTTGAAAAAATATGTTGAACCACTTTTGCTAGAAATACCTCATGATAGCGAGTACTATAGCGAAGCAAAAAGATTATTAAAGTTTTTAAAATATTTTTTATCTATAGAGGATGAAAGTTCTATTTTACAAAATTCTATATTAAGAGAATTTATTGGAGGCAATATTTATCATTCTTAA
- a CDS encoding MASE3 domain-containing protein: protein MNAKIENAPKGLISGRNMDFSAYRLIIISFFSSAVIFYFVRFLENKFYKVYVQEHFLVLHTVAEFASIIMYIASFLVIYYVGNRDRRLRMKVLAGILLFVGCVDFWHTFSYKGMPGLLVPSSVQAATAYWIIGRLGLSIGILTSSFIPIKRKVEKISNWLMVGLPLLLSLGFLLYLSFFPKGFPLLFIEGQGLTPIKIILEYIIIAMLLIAFIRFAIEFNKKKDFLLSLFLSALILTIFSELAFVSYSNVYDIYNLLGHIYKLISAYMIFKVLFIFNIHHPYNRLDRAEKEISKYANNLEQLVELRTQEIHEANTEMLRDLEYAKTIQKAIMSEKHEIYDSLEVFSEYIPYEKVGGDYYGFEDLNDENVAFYIGDVAGHGIPAAMMTIFMKQTIVSSKPYHYGLEKMFSPKEVLTNLYRKYNETDFPLEMYALMLYGIYEKRTKKLVFSSAGLNTYPLIFRKNGMVEVVEHTGFPICKIDANYDPQFKDYHLVLDEGDKVLFYTDGLVEIADRKGQPFGEERIIDIMEKNGSLSPELLSHEILKNLEAFTKGVKLNDDVHYFIMEAK, encoded by the coding sequence ATGAATGCGAAAATTGAAAATGCACCTAAGGGATTGATTTCCGGCAGAAATATGGATTTTTCTGCCTATCGTTTAATTATAATAAGCTTTTTTTCTTCAGCCGTAATTTTTTATTTTGTAAGATTTCTAGAAAATAAATTTTATAAAGTTTATGTACAGGAACATTTTTTAGTCCTTCATACTGTAGCGGAATTTGCCAGTATTATTATGTATATCGCTAGTTTCTTAGTTATCTATTATGTAGGGAATAGAGATCGTAGGCTTAGAATGAAGGTCCTAGCAGGGATTCTTCTTTTTGTTGGATGTGTAGATTTTTGGCATACTTTTTCCTATAAAGGAATGCCAGGGCTATTGGTGCCTAGTTCTGTACAAGCTGCTACGGCCTATTGGATTATTGGTAGACTTGGACTTTCCATAGGGATATTGACAAGTAGTTTTATTCCCATAAAAAGAAAAGTAGAAAAGATAAGCAATTGGCTTATGGTGGGATTACCCCTATTATTATCCCTAGGATTTCTTTTATATCTCAGCTTTTTTCCCAAGGGATTTCCCCTATTATTTATAGAGGGACAAGGTCTCACTCCGATAAAAATTATTTTAGAATATATAATCATTGCCATGTTGTTAATTGCTTTTATAAGATTTGCTATAGAATTTAACAAGAAAAAAGATTTTTTACTATCATTATTTCTTTCTGCTCTAATCCTTACCATATTTTCAGAATTGGCTTTTGTAAGTTATTCTAATGTATATGATATTTATAATCTACTGGGTCATATATACAAACTTATATCTGCCTATATGATCTTCAAAGTTCTATTTATTTTTAACATTCACCATCCTTATAATAGGCTGGATAGAGCAGAAAAAGAAATTAGTAAGTATGCAAATAATCTTGAACAATTAGTGGAATTAAGAACGCAGGAAATTCACGAAGCCAATACAGAGATGTTACGAGATTTAGAATATGCGAAGACTATACAAAAGGCAATTATGTCTGAGAAACATGAAATATATGATAGCCTAGAAGTTTTTAGTGAGTACATTCCCTATGAAAAAGTAGGCGGGGATTATTATGGATTTGAAGATCTCAATGATGAAAATGTGGCCTTTTATATCGGAGATGTAGCAGGTCATGGAATTCCTGCCGCTATGATGACTATATTCATGAAACAAACCATTGTATCCTCTAAACCCTATCATTATGGTTTAGAAAAGATGTTTTCTCCTAAAGAAGTATTAACAAATTTATATCGAAAATACAATGAAACTGATTTTCCCTTGGAAATGTATGCCCTAATGTTATATGGGATATATGAGAAAAGGACTAAAAAACTTGTGTTTTCATCCGCAGGATTGAATACTTACCCCTTGATATTTAGGAAAAATGGGATGGTGGAAGTAGTGGAACACACTGGCTTTCCTATCTGTAAGATTGATGCCAACTATGATCCCCAATTCAAGGATTATCATCTTGTTTTGGATGAAGGAGATAAGGTTTTGTTTTATACCGATGGATTAGTAGAGATTGCAGATAGAAAAGGCCAGCCCTTTGGCGAAGAAAGAATCATTGATATTATGGAGAAAAATGGAAGTCTATCCCCTGAGCTACTATCCCATGAGATTTTAAAAAACTTAGAGGCCTTTACTAAAGGGGTAAAATTAAATGATGATGTTCATTATTTCATTATGGAAGCAAAATAA
- a CDS encoding YgaP family membrane protein, with amino-acid sequence MQKNVGTLDAYMRISCGLMMFGYGIIKKSLPATALGSWKVAEGVTRFCPMMYALGMDSHNIRLDLFKKKNHDTALSYEE; translated from the coding sequence ATGCAAAAAAATGTAGGCACCTTAGATGCATATATGCGAATATCCTGTGGTCTCATGATGTTTGGTTATGGCATTATAAAAAAATCCCTTCCCGCAACTGCTCTAGGTAGCTGGAAAGTAGCAGAGGGAGTTACTAGATTTTGTCCCATGATGTATGCTCTAGGAATGGATAGTCATAATATTCGTTTGGATCTATTTAAAAAGAAAAATCACGACACAGCCTTATCCTACGAAGAATAG
- a CDS encoding aminotransferase class V-fold PLP-dependent enzyme, which produces MFFKRKYSIQNISKFIIGNGKEIPLINGQMIKSINFDNAASTPILRPVADYVEEFYPWYSSVHRGTGFKSQLSTEVYDFCHERVAEFFNADINKNTIIFTKNSSEAINKLSYRLNLQKDDVVLTSIMEHHSNDLPWRNKCHVEHIKANPVGSLDLNHLASLIKRFGRKVKLITITGASNVTGHINPIDDIAQMAHHAGIPILVDAAQLAPHRAIDMKPNDHPCHIDYIVCSAHKMYAPLGTGVLIGPKITFKRGIPEYCGGGTIKSVTQDEIHWASPPDKDEAGSPNIIGAVALKKSMDILEEIGMNNISQHECQLMKHLVTSLQSHPNIILYGDNQSIHPQERVGVLCFNIKDLNHALVAAILSFEYGISVRNGCFCAHPYIHHLLDLSPQEIRIQQRQILQSNFHNVVGMVRVSFGMYNQMKEVNYFLNAIEEILEQLGNNYYQKKYLLDRKSGAYYPRDYEVNFQEFFPFFS; this is translated from the coding sequence ATGTTTTTTAAGAGGAAGTATTCTATACAAAACATTTCAAAATTCATCATTGGTAATGGAAAGGAAATCCCTTTAATCAATGGCCAAATGATTAAAAGTATAAATTTCGATAATGCCGCCAGTACTCCTATACTTAGGCCTGTGGCAGACTACGTTGAAGAGTTTTATCCTTGGTATTCCAGTGTGCACCGTGGGACGGGTTTTAAATCTCAACTTTCCACAGAAGTGTATGACTTCTGTCATGAACGGGTAGCTGAATTTTTTAATGCCGATATAAATAAAAATACCATAATCTTTACGAAAAACTCTAGCGAAGCCATCAATAAGCTGTCTTATCGATTAAATCTTCAAAAGGATGATGTGGTTCTTACAAGCATTATGGAGCACCACTCCAACGATTTACCCTGGAGGAACAAGTGCCATGTGGAACATATTAAGGCCAATCCAGTAGGTAGTCTAGATTTAAATCATTTAGCTTCTTTAATAAAAAGGTTTGGTAGAAAAGTAAAACTTATCACGATTACAGGGGCTTCTAATGTGACAGGTCATATTAACCCTATTGATGATATCGCCCAGATGGCACACCATGCAGGTATTCCTATATTAGTAGATGCCGCCCAATTAGCTCCCCATAGGGCCATTGATATGAAGCCAAATGATCATCCCTGTCATATTGACTATATCGTTTGTTCTGCCCATAAAATGTATGCTCCTTTGGGTACGGGTGTATTAATTGGACCCAAAATCACTTTTAAAAGGGGCATTCCAGAATATTGTGGAGGGGGAACGATTAAAAGTGTAACCCAGGATGAAATCCATTGGGCCTCTCCCCCTGATAAAGATGAAGCCGGTTCTCCAAATATTATTGGAGCTGTAGCCCTAAAAAAATCTATGGATATCTTAGAGGAAATAGGTATGAATAACATCTCCCAACATGAGTGCCAACTAATGAAACATTTGGTTACTTCGTTGCAGAGTCATCCCAATATTATTTTATATGGGGATAATCAATCCATTCACCCCCAAGAAAGAGTGGGTGTTTTATGTTTTAATATTAAGGATTTAAATCATGCCCTAGTGGCTGCTATTCTTAGCTTTGAATACGGTATATCTGTTCGCAATGGGTGTTTTTGTGCCCATCCCTATATCCATCATTTATTAGATCTTAGCCCCCAGGAAATTCGCATACAGCAAAGACAGATATTACAATCTAATTTTCATAATGTAGTAGGGATGGTACGGGTTAGTTTTGGTATGTATAATCAAATGAAAGAAGTAAACTATTTTTTAAATGCTATTGAAGAAATTCTCGAGCAGCTAGGAAATAATTATTATCAAAAAAAATATTTACTGGACAGAAAGTCCGGTGCCTATTATCCCAGAGATTATGAGGTGAATTTTCAAGAATTTTTCCCATTTTTTTCTTAG